The Osmerus mordax isolate fOsmMor3 chromosome 5, fOsmMor3.pri, whole genome shotgun sequence DNA window TAAGAATATATTTTGTTATTACTGAGACCACATGATTAGTCTAGTGCTATAAATTATTGTAGTAGTTAGACTAGATATGTCTAGTAAAGACAAGAAAGCAACCAGTCAAATGGTTATACAGTACTGGTTTTAGATTCTGTCATAACAGGATAGTTATTAGGTAGCTAGTAGTAGAGAAGCAAAGCTTGTCGAGTTAGCTTGTGTTGATAACCAGTGTGCCACATGCTGAACATTTTCTACGGACTAGCTTACTAATGGGTCTAATACTTGCTTTGTTTGGAGTGTAGGTGACGTCCAGAGAAACAACAAGTGGCTAATCATGACCACTAACGTTGACTGTATCCCTACTGCTATATTGAAAGGTAATTGCTGGCTAGCTATCTAACAATGAGTGATTCTGTTTGCAGTTGTATAAGGATTGTAGAGGGTTGGGTGAGCTTCTGGCAGTCATGTTTGTGTACAAAATTATATATCTAGATCTCAGTCCAAGGTTTGGCCACCAGCAGGAATTTACATATCAAAGATAAATATGGTTTTAGTAGATGGAAATTACAGACTTGGGTTAACCAGAGATTTACTTTTGCCTACAGATGTTGTCGCCTATGTTGATGTGTGGTCATCCAGTAAAACGGAGAACTACTCTAAACCATTTATCGAGCTGTTGCAGGAAATGGGAGCTGAAGTGAGACTAGAGcatgcacacacgtgtgcatacacacacatgcacacatactcttattcacacactccctctaccGTTTTCCTTCCttcatatacagttaggtccataagtatttggacattgacacaattttcatcattttggctctgtataccaccacaatggatttgaaatgaaacaatcaagatgtgctttaagtgcagactttcagctttaatttcagggtatttacaaataattggacaaactaacaatcataaatctaattgtcacttctaatacttggttgcaaatcctttgcagtcaatgacagcctgaagtctggaacccatagacatcaccagacgctgggtttcgtccctggtgatgcttcagttttgtctttagcaagtgaaatgcatgctcaattggatttaggtcaggtgattgacttggccattgcagaacattccacttctttgccttaaaaaaaactctttggttgctttcgcagcatgcttcgggtcattgtccatctgcactgtgaagcgccgtcctatgagttctgaagcatttggctgaatctgagcagataatattgcccgaaacacttcagaattcatcctactgcttttgtcagcagtcacatcatcgataaatacaagggaaccagttccattggcagccatacatgcccacgccataacactacctccaccatgcttcactgatgaggtggtatgctttggatcatgagcagttccttcccttctccatactcttctcttcccatcattctggtacaagttgatcttggtctcatctgtccataggatgttgttccagaactgtacaagctcttttagatgtttttttggcaaactctaatctggtcttcctgtttttgagactcaccaatggtttacatcttgtggtgaaccctctgtatttactctggtgaagtcttctcttaattgttgactttgacacagatacgcctacatcctggagagtgttcttgatctggccaactgttgtgaaggggtttttcttcaccagggaaagaattcttctgtcatccaccacagttgttttccgtggtcttccgggtcttttggtgttgctgagctcaccagtgcgttctttctttttaagaatgtaccaaacagttgatttggccacacctaatgtttttgctatctctctgataggtttgttttgatttttcagcctaatgatggcttgcttcactgatggtgacagctctttggacttcatattgagagttgacagcaacagattccaaacacaaataccatacttgaaatgaactctagaccttttatctgctccttgtcaatgaaataacgaattccctttatgagggaataacatacacctggccatggaacagctgagcagccaattgtccaattacttttggtcccttaaaaagggggaggccacataaaatgtattgtaattcctacaccgttcacctgatttggatgcaaataccctgaaattaaagctgaaagtctgcacttaaagcacatcttgattgtttcatttcaaatccattgtggtggtatacagagcgaaaatgatgaaaattgtgtcaatgtccaaatacttatggacctaactgtacatgcTTACTCACAAAATCACTCTCCTTGTGTGATGATAACAGGTCACAAAAAGGTTCAACAAACAAGTTACCCACGTAGTTTTTAAAAATGGCCATCAAGCCACATGGAACAGAGCCAAGAAAACTGGTGTAAGACTGGTGTCCGTGCTCTGGGTGGAAAGGTAAAGTTATTATCCAAAAATAATGATCTACAAATTATTACACTTACAATTTACCATTTACAAGTAGACACTTATACACTAGCTAAATTAAGTGTGGCTGGTTTATTAATTTAACCTTTCTGTTAATCATTTCTACATCAGCAGAAGTAAGTTTCTGCTCAGTTTAATTGCTTACAATTATTGTGTCTGCCACAAGATGGCACTGTTAGTCTAACAGATTGTGACTCACTGGTTTGCGTATCTGGAATCAATTGTGTAAGGTGTAAAGATGAAGGTGAACAGGTGGATGAAGAGTTGTGCCCTGCATTAAATGAGGAAGGCAATCCTGCCTTCAAGAAAAGAACCGTAAGTATTTAACTAAGACTATTGCAACGTTAAGGAGATGCTGTTTAGATAATATTATTGATCAGGGATTGTGTTGCCcaaaaatacacattttttttATGTCTGTTATTTCAAACGCATACGTTATCTGTAATTAATATGTTGATTCTAAAGCCAAAATTGTTCAacagtatttctttttttttttatgtagcaTCGTTGCATGCAGCCTAGAGAGACACCCGAGAAGACCCCTGATGGTGACAAACGCATGAAGAAAAAGCTAGACAAGATGATGAAAGACCTGGTGCCTGCCAAACCTCTCAGTAAGAAACCTTTTTTTACTTTAGGTGACTCCTTCACATAAACATTGTCATGCATTCGTGTTACCTAAATTCAGATGGTCTTTGTCCTTAGTTACAGACGTGTCTCCTTTCATCATTGATGAAGATAATGGGATAGTTTACAGCCCCACTTTAAAAAGGTCGGACTCAATGGCTAAGCGTCTGAAAGTaatgaaagagaagagggaaaaaCTTTCACCCACAGGTTTGTGTTATAACTAAACTGCATGATGTACAGTATCCAGATTGATCTATGACTATAAACCAATACAATAGCTGAACATGACACAGTAAGTTGAACATGCCACAgaattatatattatttatttgatttatATGTTCTACAGGATTAGATATTTTACATATTGAAACATAGATTAATATTAACACATTTCACTACACCACTATCAGTGCATGAACAGCTATTCTAAAGCTTGAAGTACTGTGTTACTGGCCTTATTGTAACTTTATTTCATTTCTTTCAGCTTCACAGTTGGTAGAGTCAGAATTATCCTCTGACTGGAAACCTTCTCTTGGTAGTACACCCACATGTACTTTCCTTCAGGTGCTTGGTACGGAATTACTggtcaaatcaaaacaaaattACTTATACTacttacatttattttgttctCATAACAGTATATTGTCACTGCCTGCAGATAATGAATCATATGATGacttcagatcatcttctgGTGATCTGGTGCGATCTGGCAAGAAACATAAGACACAACAGAAACGCTGGCAGTCGCCTTGCAGTGACGTGCCACCAAAACAGAAATCGTCCATTTATTCTGTTCCTGGTTTGTCAGATGAAGCCAAAGAGTCTAAAGAAAGTAGAAAGCCAAGGAAAACATCCGTCAAAATTGTTCCCGTCAAGGTAGACATGATTTTTAGTTCCCCTGTGAATTGCAGTCCAAAGGGGAGGCATAATGGACAATCAGTGTTAGAATCTGACAGCCTGGGCAACAGAAAACATGGATGTTCATCTAGCGCATCTAAAGAATTGAAAAGTACTTTTTCAAATAGTAGAAGAACAAAGTCCAATGCAAACAAAGAACTTGAGATTGAAAGTATTCCTAGTTGCTCAGCAACATCCACATTCACACCGGAGAGTGGATTGCCTCAAAACATGTCTGGGGACATTTTCCTTCCGTTACTAAAAGAGGGTGAACAAAGATCCAAGCGTACCCGACCTTCTGTTTCTGCCATAGCACAATCCTCTGCAGATCTTGTTGACTCTCCAAGTACTGTTAACACCTCTAccgaggaggagcaggatgtTTTTGATGATTTCTTCTCTCCAGCTAACCACCCCCAGAGGCAATGTAAAGAACCCCTTTCACGCTGCTTGTCCTTAGGGACCATGGTCCAGATCCCCTTTAAACTTGAGTCTAGCCCTCGGAAGAGGAAGAAACGTAGGAGTGTATCTGCCGGGTCTGCATTGACCCAGGTGAAAAGGAGGAAACAAGATGAGAAGCTGGATACAAACAAACACTCCTGTCAGCCTGCTAATGTCAGCAGTGTCTTAGATCAACAAGTGCCTCTTAGCAAGGCTGCAAAGTGGATTCCAACCTCTACAGACCATAATAATATAACAACGTTGGCTAAAAAACAAATTAGACAGAGCTCATTATCATTCGCTCAGATTAATGAATCATCTACTGGATCTGTTACGACTAAGCCTTCATTGTGTCCTGCTACTTCAAAACCCTGTGTAACTGTGGCTGGAGAAGACTTGGAAGAGCACAGAAGTCCAGACCATCTGGGAAGTATGTGAAAACCAAGCCTGTTGTCATATTTGTTTAATCACAATTGTTACTAATTCATCTTAATTAATAAAGGCCCATTCTTTCAATCTGGGTTTTTATCTTTAAATAACTGTAAGACCAGGGACTATTGGGTTTGACTGGAGTACTGTTTGATATGATAGCTGGGATTACATTTGTTTATGCCCCCAGGAACTACAGTGACATGCATGTTTTATAATAATTGTATGGTAATCTCGATCTGACCTAGGTCAGTGTATTCAGGGTGTGAAAGATATGTACGACGAGAGCCAGTAACTTTAAAAGCTAGATGATACAGTACATTTATAAAAATAGTTCAAAAAAATCTAGCATAAGAACGAAAGAAATCAATACGAAATACGCCTTCATTGTAGCAAATTGTAAAGTTAGTTAAAGTGATGGACAGTAGGCTTACAAGCGCATGGAAGCTTGTATATTACACAAAACTCCAAGTGACTGGTTTATTTAACAACCAACCATAAACACTCAACTATTGTGACCACCCCTCAGAGGTTGTGGGCCAGACATTTTGAAGATATAGAAATGTAGAGCTATATTATTAAAACAGGAGAAGGGATTCCCTCCCCCCATGTTAGCATTATGAATGAAGATGCAATGTCTGGTAGTACATGGCCAGTGAATTGGATACACCCTAACTCAGTCCTACATAAGGAATGCAACTCAGCATTTGTTTAATCTCTGTTTATCTACCATGTACACTTATGGCATATTTAAAGTGAATTGAGGTCATCAGCATGTTACTTTAAATTGATTTGGGGTTGCTTTTAAGTCTTAATTGTATGCCATGTGACTGCCACTGTTGATCTCATGGTTTCACAAACCACATGAATGAGGATTTGATTCTACTTGTGTCCCAATATGTGAAGATATTTCCATAACACTTTTATTAGAGTACCTGGGGGGTGCCTGGAGTAGCAGGGAAAGTTAATTTTGAGTAAAAACCAATTGTTTTAAGAACATATTTCAAAGCAGAAtttatgtttttcattgtaGTGTATGGCATATCGAACACTTAATAAATATAATGTATTATATTCCTTGTAGACCATTTCATTGTCTTATTTGACGCTCAAGTGTTATTGAAGAAAGCTGCACCTGCTGCCGGAGTGGATGgttgatgtgtttttttttatgttttcagCTGTTGGCAGAGGAACTGAGTGTGATGCGGCTGATACTGCTGCCATGTCAGAGAGAATATGTGAGCAGAAAAGACAAGTTAATGAGAAGGCCAAGAGAATGGACACAAAAACTAAGGTAAACATGGCCTCACTGAATTATAGTGTGTACATAATGTATTGGGTTTTAGCTACCTCATTTAAGGTTGTGATGCAGACAGTCTGCCAATTTAGTTTTATAATTATGAATTCCTTGAGTTGGTTGTGAAGGAATCTGAAAAGAGAAACTGGTCAACTTTGGTTCCAAGAACCCTTGGTATTAAACAAACTGAACATGTGTAGTGTTTAAATTCCCGATAATCCAGGTGCTCAGAAACTGCTCTTACTCAGGTTGAGGTAGACTCAGCTGCCTACCACAGGGTCTCGGTATACTCCAAGGTTTTCTGTCTCTTACCTCCATGTTGGCAGCACGCAGCTTTGCAGGCCTGTGACATGCATCTGGCTCTCTGTTGTCTTGGTGGTCTCAACCCTGACAGAACCCCAGCTCTTAAGAGTTTATGATGAAAACCCTTTCATCTTTCTGAGGAATCTTGTTAGTGTTGGTTTCTTGTAACCTGTATCATAGAGGGAATGTTTTGTTTCATTCCCTCAGCCCTAGTAGGATGAGATTTGATATTTGAGGTTGTCCTATCAAGAGGTTAGGTTATTGTAAACTGATGCTTTTCATTGAGGTTACAGAGGTAAATTCTCCGGATTGTTCATAGAATACCCTTTGTTCCCTGACCACCAAGTCTTTCTGGTAACTTATCTTCACTTGGTTTAGTGTTTTGAGTTGGAGCATCACAATCTCCTTTGACATGTTGTCCCTGACACACATTAGGGGAGCATCACAATCTCCTTTGACATGTTGTCCCTGACACACATTAGGGGAGGTTAGAGAAGGCACTGTTTGGATtaacctccctccacacacacaccgcatctgGACAAAGGTTGTCATACCCAGAGCAAAATTAAGTAATGTGCAAGTGGGCCACAACATGACTGTAAGAGCTGCTTATATTCTCCCTGTTTGTCTACGCTGATAATTACAATAACGTTCTATCATGTGATTTAACAAATCAAGAACCCTAAGAATAAAGACTGAAAGAGTCTTAAGAAGACACTTGTGTAGAGAGTTTTTTTGATGAAGCATGCCAT harbors:
- the mcph1 gene encoding microcephalin isoform X3, whose protein sequence is MTTNVDCIPTAILKDVVAYVDVWSSSKTENYSKPFIELLQEMGAEVTKRFNKQVTHVVFKNGHQATWNRAKKTGVRLVSVLWVERCKDEGEQVDEELCPALNEEGNPAFKKRTHRCMQPRETPEKTPDGDKRMKKKLDKMMKDLVPAKPLITDVSPFIIDEDNGIVYSPTLKRSDSMAKRLKVMKEKREKLSPTASQLVESELSSDWKPSLGSTPTCTFLQVLGTELLVKSKQNYLYYLHLFCSHNSILSLPADNESYDDFRSSSGDLVRSGKKHKTQQKRWQSPCSDVPPKQKSSIYSVPGLSDEAKESKESRKPRKTSVKIVPVKVDMIFSSPVNCSPKGRHNGQSVLESDSLGNRKHGCSSSASKELKSTFSNSRRTKSNANKELEIESIPSCSATSTFTPESGLPQNMSGDIFLPLLKEGEQRSKRTRPSVSAIAQSSADLVDSPSTVNTSTEEEQDVFDDFFSPANHPQRQCKEPLSRCLSLGTMVQIPFKLESSPRKRKKRRSVSAGSALTQVKRRKQDEKLDTNKHSCQPANVSSVLDQQVPLSKAAKWIPTSTDHNNITTLAKKQIRQSSLSFAQINESSTGSVTTKPSLCPATSKPCVTVAGEDLEEHRSPDHLGTVGRGTECDAADTAAMSERICEQKRQVNEKAKRMDTKTKTMRTLVMTSMPTEKQHIVIQVVKNLGGFSVVESVCESTTHVVSGGHKRTLNVLLGIARGCWILSFKWILWCLEQRQWIPEEPYELSDHFPAAPCAQETQHWEVMQRNVKEMQHISRRLQQRKFRVIPSTA
- the mcph1 gene encoding microcephalin isoform X1; the encoded protein is MTTNVDCIPTAILKDVVAYVDVWSSSKTENYSKPFIELLQEMGAEVTKRFNKQVTHVVFKNGHQATWNRAKKTGVRLVSVLWVERCKDEGEQVDEELCPALNEEGNPAFKKRTHRCMQPRETPEKTPDGDKRMKKKLDKMMKDLVPAKPLITDVSPFIIDEDNGIVYSPTLKRSDSMAKRLKVMKEKREKLSPTASQLVESELSSDWKPSLGSTPTCTFLQVLGTELLVKSKQNYLYYLHLFCSHNSILSLPADNESYDDFRSSSGDLVRSGKKHKTQQKRWQSPCSDVPPKQKSSIYSVPGLSDEAKESKESRKPRKTSVKIVPVKVDMIFSSPVNCSPKGRHNGQSVLESDSLGNRKHGCSSSASKELKSTFSNSRRTKSNANKELEIESIPSCSATSTFTPESGLPQNMSGDIFLPLLKEGEQRSKRTRPSVSAIAQSSADLVDSPSTVNTSTEEEQDVFDDFFSPANHPQRQCKEPLSRCLSLGTMVQIPFKLESSPRKRKKRRSVSAGSALTQVKRRKQDEKLDTNKHSCQPANVSSVLDQQVPLSKAAKWIPTSTDHNNITTLAKKQIRQSSLSFAQINESSTGSVTTKPSLCPATSKPCVTVAGEDLEEHRSPDHLGTVGRGTECDAADTAAMSERICEQKRQVNEKAKRMDTKTKTMRTLVMTSMPTEKQHIVIQVVKNLGGFSVVESVCESTTHVVSGGHKRTLNVLLGIARGCWILSFKWILWCLEQRQWIPEEPYELSDHFPAAPICRLQQHLSAGEHQQDLFLSQPTMFVSQLSQPPRHSLAELIQLCGGTVCKTVRQAGLCIGEHRGKRPEGSKILSEQWVLDCITYLKQLPYDNYELE
- the mcph1 gene encoding microcephalin isoform X4, which translates into the protein MTTNVDCIPTAILKDVVAYVDVWSSSKTENYSKPFIELLQEMGAEVTKRFNKQVTHVVFKNGHQATWNRAKKTGVRLVSVLWVERCKDEGEQVDEELCPALNEEGNPAFKKRTHRCMQPRETPEKTPDGDKRMKKKLDKMMKDLVPAKPLITDVSPFIIDEDNGIVYSPTLKRSDSMAKRLKVMKEKREKLSPTASQLVESELSSDWKPSLGSTPTCTFLQVLAVGRGTECDAADTAAMSERICEQKRQVNEKAKRMDTKTKTMRTLVMTSMPTEKQHIVIQVVKNLGGFSVVESVCESTTHVVSGGHKRTLNVLLGIARGCWILSFKWILWCLEQRQWIPEEPYELSDHFPAAPICRLQQHLSAGEHQQDLFLSQPTMFVSQLSQPPRHSLAELIQLCGGTVCKTVRQAGLCIGEHRGKRPEGSKILSEQWVLDCITYLKQLPYDNYELE
- the mcph1 gene encoding microcephalin isoform X2, producing MTTNVDCIPTAILKDVVAYVDVWSSSKTENYSKPFIELLQEMGAEVTKRFNKQVTHVVFKNGHQATWNRAKKTGVRLVSVLWVERCKDEGEQVDEELCPALNEEGNPAFKKRTHRCMQPRETPEKTPDGDKRMKKKLDKMMKDLVPAKPLITDVSPFIIDEDNGIVYSPTLKRSDSMAKRLKVMKEKREKLSPTASQLVESELSSDWKPSLGSTPTCTFLQVLDNESYDDFRSSSGDLVRSGKKHKTQQKRWQSPCSDVPPKQKSSIYSVPGLSDEAKESKESRKPRKTSVKIVPVKVDMIFSSPVNCSPKGRHNGQSVLESDSLGNRKHGCSSSASKELKSTFSNSRRTKSNANKELEIESIPSCSATSTFTPESGLPQNMSGDIFLPLLKEGEQRSKRTRPSVSAIAQSSADLVDSPSTVNTSTEEEQDVFDDFFSPANHPQRQCKEPLSRCLSLGTMVQIPFKLESSPRKRKKRRSVSAGSALTQVKRRKQDEKLDTNKHSCQPANVSSVLDQQVPLSKAAKWIPTSTDHNNITTLAKKQIRQSSLSFAQINESSTGSVTTKPSLCPATSKPCVTVAGEDLEEHRSPDHLGTVGRGTECDAADTAAMSERICEQKRQVNEKAKRMDTKTKTMRTLVMTSMPTEKQHIVIQVVKNLGGFSVVESVCESTTHVVSGGHKRTLNVLLGIARGCWILSFKWILWCLEQRQWIPEEPYELSDHFPAAPICRLQQHLSAGEHQQDLFLSQPTMFVSQLSQPPRHSLAELIQLCGGTVCKTVRQAGLCIGEHRGKRPEGSKILSEQWVLDCITYLKQLPYDNYELE